The following are from one region of the Petrotoga mobilis SJ95 genome:
- a CDS encoding YfbR-like 5'-deoxynucleotidase, whose amino-acid sequence MNIGNFLLESSNLFTVYRWNNNPAIVRFSESDNIYNNLLLSIFVFSEESKENLVKILHNKIYEAIPKIRLSDISLATKSKIEEKGKKLWDEVINKTYKEVESYFDIDIRSKLLIHYAFDEEIEKKVRMINLLVAQKEASINERVFPEYYTEPKIKNQTKIKKMDIQDKKEIEELANELLEISTRLVTMIRWNKNHRNIKSSVASHTFFVFLISYLLALKANLQMKEIYDIMIASILHDLPEAFTGDVISPTKRKVRGLEEIIGEIEKDFIKDWYNDKIALKEKIKKYEKYIYAPFENDYGAYVKTSDLMAALIECSLEISTGNQNKYFIDTFKTIKKEILHFSPIDISEIMNEIESSIHP is encoded by the coding sequence ATGAACATTGGTAATTTTCTTTTAGAAAGTTCTAATTTGTTTACAGTCTACAGATGGAACAACAATCCTGCAATTGTAAGATTTAGCGAATCCGACAACATATACAACAACCTTCTTTTAAGTATATTTGTATTCTCCGAAGAATCTAAGGAAAATTTGGTAAAAATACTTCACAACAAAATATATGAAGCAATTCCCAAAATAAGATTATCAGACATATCATTGGCTACCAAAAGCAAAATTGAAGAAAAAGGCAAAAAACTTTGGGATGAAGTGATTAACAAAACCTACAAAGAAGTAGAATCTTATTTTGATATCGATATTAGATCAAAACTATTAATTCATTATGCCTTTGATGAAGAAATAGAAAAAAAAGTTAGAATGATAAACCTTCTCGTCGCTCAAAAAGAAGCAAGTATTAACGAAAGAGTCTTTCCTGAATACTACACTGAACCTAAAATAAAAAACCAAACGAAAATAAAAAAAATGGATATACAAGATAAAAAAGAGATAGAAGAATTAGCTAATGAATTGTTAGAAATATCAACAAGATTGGTGACTATGATAAGATGGAACAAAAATCATAGAAATATTAAAAGTTCTGTAGCTTCACATACTTTTTTCGTTTTTTTAATTTCTTATCTTTTAGCTCTAAAAGCTAATTTACAAATGAAAGAAATTTACGATATTATGATTGCTTCAATACTACATGATTTGCCTGAAGCATTTACAGGTGATGTGATAAGCCCCACTAAAAGAAAAGTACGAGGCTTAGAAGAAATAATTGGAGAAATAGAAAAAGACTTCATTAAAGACTGGTACAATGATAAAATTGCTTTGAAAGAGAAAATTAAAAAATACGAAAAATACATATATGCTCCATTCGAAAATGATTATGGAGCATACGTGAAAACTTCTGATCTAATGGCTGCACTAATAGAATGTTCACTAGAAATAAGTACCGGAAACCAAAATAAATATTTTATCGATACCTTTAAAACTATAAAAAAGGAGATATTACACTTCTCTCCAATAGATATTAGTGAAATTATGAATGAAATAGAATCATCTATTCACCCCTAA
- the dxr gene encoding 1-deoxy-D-xylulose-5-phosphate reductoisomerase: MKSIFIAGISGSIGQQAIEVLNSGWFKDNFKIVGGSVYKSWDKLKEAIDKYDLISAGIVENIENMPKTFNGCRIFTGADAVERSMEFCNPDYSLIATSGFSGVKNTLKALEVSQRVCLANKESIVCGGNYVLDYASNLKKEIIPVDSEHSAIFQLLMGETSTPEKIILTASGGALRDYPVETLENVPVEEVLNHPVWSMGKRITVDSASMVNKSLELFEAFHLFKINNIEVAINRNSRIHSMVQFSDGVIKMHYGVADMKIPIAFSISYPERNFVFEKPDLFSEKIYFERVDFNRFPALKLAYSILGKAPLQNAFNAADEVAVDSFLKGTIKFGDIYRVIYKTVNEVQTQYSFANNLSFNDFDDILKVDKISRNIAKKYIMEVIE; encoded by the coding sequence GTGAAAAGTATTTTCATCGCTGGAATTTCCGGATCAATTGGTCAACAGGCTATAGAAGTGTTAAATAGCGGGTGGTTTAAAGACAATTTTAAGATAGTAGGAGGATCTGTTTATAAGAGTTGGGATAAATTAAAAGAAGCCATCGATAAATACGATCTGATTAGTGCTGGGATAGTTGAAAATATTGAAAATATGCCCAAAACTTTTAATGGTTGTCGCATTTTTACTGGCGCCGATGCAGTTGAAAGGAGCATGGAGTTTTGTAATCCTGATTACTCTCTGATCGCTACTTCTGGTTTTTCTGGGGTTAAAAACACCTTAAAGGCTTTAGAAGTTTCCCAGCGGGTCTGTTTGGCGAATAAAGAATCGATTGTGTGTGGTGGAAATTATGTTTTGGATTATGCTAGCAATCTCAAAAAAGAGATAATCCCTGTTGATAGCGAACACAGTGCGATATTTCAACTTTTGATGGGTGAAACCTCGACTCCAGAGAAGATTATATTAACGGCTAGCGGTGGAGCTTTAAGAGATTACCCAGTTGAAACCCTTGAAAATGTTCCAGTGGAAGAAGTATTGAACCATCCCGTTTGGTCGATGGGGAAAAGAATAACCGTTGATTCTGCATCGATGGTAAATAAGTCTCTTGAATTATTTGAAGCTTTTCATTTATTCAAAATAAACAATATCGAGGTTGCCATCAACAGAAACAGTAGGATTCATTCTATGGTTCAATTTTCTGACGGAGTAATTAAGATGCATTACGGTGTAGCAGATATGAAAATTCCAATAGCTTTTTCGATTTCTTATCCTGAACGAAATTTTGTTTTTGAAAAACCTGATTTATTTTCAGAGAAGATATATTTTGAGAGAGTAGATTTCAATAGATTCCCCGCTTTAAAATTAGCTTATAGCATTCTTGGGAAGGCCCCATTACAAAATGCATTTAACGCCGCAGATGAGGTTGCAGTGGATAGTTTTTTAAAAGGTACAATTAAATTTGGAGATATTTATCGTGTGATATACAAAACGGTAAATGAGGTGCAAACCCAGTATTCTTTTGCAAATAACTTGAGTTTTAATGATTTTGATGATATACTTAAAGTGGATAAAATCAGTAGAAATATAGCGAAAAAATATATTATGGAGGTTATCGAATGA